The Corynebacterium sp. SCR221107 genome includes the window CCCGCGTCCCTCACACCCAACGTCCGGTCTCCGAGCTGTTCGCCGAGCGCACCCGTCGCCCCATGGGCGGCCAGCGCGAGAGTTGGACGGCAACGGCCGTCTATTCCGACGTCTGGGCGTTGTTCGTGGCAACCATCTACATGTGGATCCAGGCAGGCGGCGTCCAAGAGCTCACCCAAGGACTCAGTCCCGCCCTTGGCTCGGCGGGCCGCATGACCGGACTGCTCGCCTCCATGGCCTTGCTGATCCAGGTGTTCATGATGTCCCGCGTGCCTTTCGTGGAGGCCTCCATCGGTCAGGATCGCCTCACGGTCATGCACCGCTGGCTTGGTTTTAGCAGCTTTAGCCTCATCATGATCCATATCGCGCTTCTGGTCGCCCAGGACAATGATTCGATCATGGGCATGGCCGCCACCTTCTGGGACATGACCTGGAACTACCCCGGCATGTTGCTGGCCGTGGCAGGCACCTTCGCACTGGTCATGGTGGTGGTTACCTCCTTCAAAGCAGCACGGCGCAGCCTGCGCTATGAGAACTGGCACCTCATCCACCTCTACGGCTACCTAGGCGCGGCGTTGGCCATCCCGCACCAGCTGTGGACTGGCGCCGAGTTCCTGGGACACCCGGTCATTACCGGACTGTGGTGGGCGCTCTGGGCAATGACGGCGACGAGCGTCATCGTCTTCCGCATCATCGTACCGATTGCCGCCTCATCCTACTACAACCTGCGCGTGGCTGAGGTGACCACCTTGCCCGGCAATCTGGTGCGCGTGCGCATGACCGGCCGCCACCTGAGCCGCATGCGCGTAGCCGGCGGCCAGTACTTCAACTGGCGCTTCGAAGGCCAAGGAATGACCCGCGCCATCCCGCTTTCCCTGTCCGCGCTTCCCGACGGCCACAGCCTGGAAGTCACCGCCGCCATGGTTGGCCCAAAATCGATGCGCCTGGCGACACTCAAGACAGGAACCCGCGTGTTCATCGAAGGCCCCTATGGGCGCCTGCACCGGTTGACGAAGTCGCAGCCGCACACCGTGCTCATGGGTGCTGGCACCGGTCTCATGCCGATCATCTCCTTGCTGGAGACCCTGCCCAGCCACGATCCGGCCACAGACACCGGCACCATTACCGTCATCGCCCGCGCATCCTCCCCCGATGAGCTTGCCTACGGCACCCGGCTGCCGGAACTGTGCGCGCTCAAAGGCGCACAGTTCTATCTCCTTTCCGGGCACCGCTGCCCGGGCTCCTGGCAGCCCCAGGGCCATGGCCTCGCCGACCATGTCGCCCTCCAGCGCTTGGCCCCCGACTTAGCCGAGTCCGATCTCTTCGTATGCGGCCCCAACGAGTGGATGAAGTCGGTCACCCGGGCCGCCCGTCGCGCAGGCACCGGCGACATCCACGCCGAGAAGTTCAGCCTTTAAGCGCACCAACTCAAGGGACCGGATATAGCGCCACTGCCAGCAGGTGTTCAGCAGTGTCCGACCACAAGTTCCACGAGAGTTCATAGCCATTCCCGAACTAACCCAACACCCACTAAAAAAAGAAAAGAAACCTCCCCATGAAAAAGATTGCCTGGTGGGCCATGAGTACCGTCACTGCATGCGCTCTCTTGCTTGGTTACCACACCTCCCAGCCAGCCGATGAGGTCACCACCGCCGCCTATGCTCCGCTCAACCCGGGCACCAGCGGTGCTGACGATGGCTCCGACGCCGACACAAGCCCCACCAGCACCGCCACCTCTAGCGACGATTCCGTAAGCGGTAGCACCACCTCATCCGCCTCCGGCGCCACCACGGGCGGCGACGTGAGTACCAGCGGTTCCACGGGCACCGCAACCACCGACGGCACCTTCACCGGTACTTCAGTCAACACCCGCTTTGGCCCAGTGCAGGTCCAGATCACCGTTTCCGGCGGGCAGATGACCGCAGCCGATGCGATCGTGTATCCGAACTCCGACGGCAAGGACGTCATGATTAACAGCCGGGCCATCCCAGTTCTCAATAGTGAGGCGGTCTCCGCTCAAAGCGCCACCATCGACTCCGTCTCCGGCGCCACGTACACCTCTCAGGCCTATATGCAGTCCCTTCAGTCCGCGCTCGATCAGGCAGGCATCTCATGACTACCCTTGCTTCCGTTTCCGCTCACCTGCGCCCCAGGGTCTTCGTTGCCCAGCACATGAACGTACCGTTTTCTCTACACATCAGGGCAGCTGACCCGCACGACGGCCTGATCGACGAGCACGTGCGTGAGGCTTTTGCCGCCATCACCCATGCCGATGAGGTCTTTTCGTTATGGAAGCCGGACTCAGATGTCTCCCGCCTGGCCCGCTTCGAGGCGCGGCTGGAAGACTTAGACCCCGACGTCGCGACGGTGTGGTGGCACTGCGAGCAGGCAGCAGATCTCACCGATGGTTTATTCAGCGCCTTTAACCGACCGGCCGCCGCAACCGAGCCCGGAAAACAACCCGCGATTTTCGACCCTACTGGCCTCGTCAAGGGATGGGCGCTGGAGAAAGCGGCATTCGTGCTGCGCCCTATTACCGGATATGGTATGGCCTTTTGCCTCAACGGTGGCGGTGACATCATCGCCGAGGGTGCAACGAAAGACAACCCGTGGCGCATCGGCATCGAGGACGCCCACCATCCTTCGCGGATCAAAACCACACTGGATGTCACCCACTTGGCGGTGGCGACCTCGGGAACCTATGCCCGCGGCCACCACATCTACTCCCCCGCGCTCGGCGGGCCAACCACCTGGGGTGGCTCTTTAACCGTTGCGGGGCCTTCGGTGATGTGGGCTGACGTCTTGGCTACCGCGTTGTTTGCCAACCCGGGGGATAACGCAAGCATTCTTGACCGCTTCCCCGGATACAGCATCGTCGCCGACCAGCGCGGTTGATACCATCACCACGGAAAACGTTTACATCTTCAGCATGACCACGTGCAGATGGAGCCCGAATGAATACACCCCCGCTGCTTTGCAAGCTAGTCGCGACCTCGTGCCTGAGCGTCGTGATCCTCAGTGTGGGCGCGGTGCCGGCCGGGGCGCTCGAGGCTTCCTCCGTTTCGGCTGGCTCCTCGAGCATCGATGACCCTTTGCTGGATCCGATCGCCATCCCCGAGGGGTCATCGGTGGAACACCTTTATCCCTCGACCTCCAGCGAGGTCGTCTCCGACGGCGCGGATGTCTCCGCGAGCCAGCCAGATATGGATGACGCAGACTACGGCCCAGCCCCCAGATTGATTGCCACCAGGCACGTGGAGGACAACTCCTACGAAATCGATGTGTGGTCGCCGGCCAGCGGCAAGGTGATCACCAACTTGCTCTTGCTACCCGTTGGCGGGCTAGACAACACCACGCCTCGGCCCACGCTGTATCTCCTGTCGGGGGCCGAGGGCGGCGAGGGCACGCAGAACTGGCGCGAGTCCTCCACCTACGAGCAATTCTTTGCCGACAAAAACGTCCAAGTCGTCACTCCAATTGGCGGACGGGGAAGCATGTACGCCGATTGGCAAAATACCGATCCCGCCCTCGGCGTCAACCAGTGGCAGACCTACCTCGGCGAAGAACTACCGGAGGTCATGGCCAGCAATTTCTACGCCAATTCCCGTGGCGCTATCGCGGGCCTTTCCATGTCCGGTGGGCCCGCCATCCGGCTCGCAGGTCTTTATCCCCAGCGTTTTTGTGCAGCCGCCAGCTTAAGTGGTTACCCGGCAAACTCCGGGGTTCTCGGGCGAATCTTTACCAGTGTGCTCATCCAGACCAAGGGCGGTGATCCTGCCAATGCCTTCGGCCCTGATCAAGACCCGGCATGGTTTGAACTCGATCCCGCCAACAACCTCGAGGATCTTCGAGGAATCAAGGTATTCGTGGGCACCGGCTTGGGCATCCCCACTCTCGCTGACCTGGGTGGGCAGTGGTTTGGTCCGATGTGGCTGGAGATTTTGAGCCAGATGTTTTCCAACTACTTCACCCGCAAGGCCGAGGCGGCAGGCATCGAGGTCGAACGTTATTACACGATATTTGGCGCGCACAATTACACCAATTTTGAGCAAGAGTTACGGGCTGCTTGGCACAGTACACTTGGCCCAGCCTTAGGCGAATAGTCCCCTTCCAATCCATGTGTTGATGGATCACTCAATCGGGTCGGACCTTTTTCTGCTACCCCCGCGCCGGGACTCTTGCGGGCAACCCCCGTTCTTCCGTTTAGCGTGCGATGTTGTTGGGACACTAAACAGCAAGCCAGGGGTAGTTTTATGCCCGTCTTCAATAAGCGCGGGAACCCCAGGCACCTGCTTTCCGACGACGACCGCGTGGGTGATATCAGCAATACTTTTCGCGCCTTTACCTACCGGTACCTACCGGATCCACATGCTGGCCGGCGTCATTGTAGCCCCGTTGCTCGTCGTTGCAGCACTCACCGGCCTGTCTAGGGTCTTCGCCCCCACGCTGGAGTAGGCCAAGTATCACGAGAAACTCACGGCCACTGCCACCTTGCCGGCCCGCCCGGTAGCCGAACAAGTCGCCGCCGCAGCCAAGCTGCACCCCGAGCTTCCCCTTGCCGCCATCGAGGCAAGTTCCGACCCCTCGGCCACCGCAGCCTCTGGCTGGGTACGCCCGGTCGGGTCTATGTCGAGCTTGCGGCCTCCTGGCTCGACGCGATCGCACTGGCGGGAATGGTGGTGTGGTGGGGCGACGCGAAACGTCGGAAAGCATCCCACCGAACGCAGTCCCCGCGCGACCAGATACGGCGGCACCACGACTGCTGGGGAACATGGTTTCTGCCCGGCTTTTTGCTCTTGACGGTCACGAACTTCGGTGGTCGCTCGTCGCCGGTTTTCGTGATGAGACAAGGATGGGACAGACGCGAACGCACCTCGATTGGCTCGAGCCGAAGCCAGCCGTCACCTTGAGCAGCACCGCGGGTGACTCCCCCAGACACGTTAGCCCCGCACGCAGTCTCACCGCACAGGCGAAAGGCGTCCGAGCGCACGGCGACGCTCCTGGCACGCAGCCTTGTGAGGCTTGCCGACGTCGACCGCGTATCGTCGCGGCGCGACAGGCAGGCCTAGAAGGCATGCTCGACATCACACCACCTGCGTAATAAAACACGGCCCGGACCGCGAAGGAGCCACGCGAATTTCTCAAGTCTTACAATTGCTCCGTGGCAGTCGACGCGGCCACAGGCGGGATCGTTGACTACGTCGAGTATACCTCGTGGCCTCTCGCCGTCAGGCTGTGCCACTGGCTCATTCAATTGCACATGGGAACGCTTCTTGGATTGGCTAATCAAGTTGCGCGGCTATGGAAGCCGCCCCGGGAGGATGTCTGCGGCCACCTGAATCGAAGGCAGCATATCGGCTGGCTACCATTTGCGCTTGCCGACAGTGCCCTCGCCCCACTGATTGGCGCAAGCCTCGTTGTCTTCTTCCTCATCGAGCTCGCCTGGCAATGCCTACCCTCTACAGCACTGCGCCCACGCACAGAGCGCGCATCAGACGCTGCTGCCGCTGAGCAGGAACCGGAACCGACCCGCCAAAAACGACCAATGCGCGACCGTCCGGCACCAAAATGTTTTCACCAAGGGACATTTAGGGTACAACCTCCGCATCTTCGCGCACCACCAAACCCCTTTGACCTGCACAAACAATCCGCGTAGAAAACTTTTCGCAGTTATCCAGCTTTCTCCCAGAATTGGCAATGCATGTCATCGATAACCCGCTACTTGCCCCATAGTGGCAGTTCAGAGCCTCATTTGTGGCTTAAACAGAACTGGAGACGCACACAGGGAACTGCCAGAAAACCCCATTTTTCCCGTTTTCCCAGCTCAGCACTAGTGAAAAGGTGGTTGCAGACTTTCCGCAGCAGTGGTTAACTTCATGTCATCGGCACGGAAACGAATCGCCGGCCGAGGCAAGATCCGCACTGATCTCCGCCACGTCGAGGTTCCCTTACGGGTGCTTCACACAGACGTTTCCGGCAGATCGACGAGGCAGCAAAGGAGTAGTTCATGGCAGGTGAAGGGAAATAGCTTGAGAAGGTTTTTCAAGCACTGGATGATAGATCCAGCGCCGCTGAGAAACTGGAACGGCTTTTCCACACGAGTTGATACTTAGGAACGACTCGCCCCCTGATGGGAATCACGGGGAAAGTTGCATAGACGTTGAGGGGCGTCGCTTTAACTGCAACAATTCTTAAGATGCATGAGATTCCTTTTTTGAGAGACATCCTTTCTTTCTGATGAAGAACATCCCAGCGCCACCACCTTGCAGAAGGTGGGAAACGGCCGCTGGGATTTCTTTGTGTGTGGCCAGGAGTCCGCGGGGCCACGCCCCCACCGCACCTAGATCGGAAGAATGTCCTCGAGCACGTCGATGACCTTCATGTCGTCCGGTTCGATGCGCGAGTCGAAGCGGGCTACCACCTCGCCTTGAGGCGAAACGAGGAATTTCTCGAAGTTCCAGGCAACGTCGGGGCCATCGCCCTTCAGGTAGGCGAACAAGGGGTGTGTGTTTTCGCCGTTGACGTCGGCCTTTTCCAAGATCGGGAATTCCACACCATAGGTGGTTGAGCAAAATGTCACGATGTCGTCGTTGCTGCCTGGTTTCTGGGCACCGAACTGGTTGCATGGCACCGCGATAACAAACAGTCCGCGCGGTGCATACTCGGCGAAGAGCTCTTGGAGGGTCTCCAGTTGCGGGGTAAATCCGCACTGGGATGCTGTGTTGACGATCATGAGGGCGTGGCCTTGCCAGTCCGCCATGCTGGTTTTGCGGCCATCGGCAAGCGTGACGGGGATGGAATAGAAATCTTGTGGAATGCTCATGCGCTTAAGCCTAACCCGCGGCTATCGGCCGAGGGAAAGGTGTGCTTGCATGTTGTCGGATTGCACGCCGGTACGCGCAGGTGAGGAAGGCAGCAGGCAGTTGTAGTCGGCGGGGATCGCCGCGCGCGAGGTCGCATGGGTGAGCGCACGCATGAAATCGGCGAAGACGTGCTCATCTTGCAGCTGCCGCGCAGAGACCGAAAGTCGAACGAGGTCGCTCGTTACCGCGCTACGCTCGGCGGAGCGGATGACGAACCTGCGCCACCATTTCTTTGCCCCGTAGCCCTCACCGATGGAGATGTTTCGGCAGCTAATCGATTGCCCGGTCTCGAGGAAGAACATGTGCTGGCGCGAGGCCACGACGCTAAAATCATAGCCCTGGCAGGCCTCCAGCGTACCTGCGGACAGTTCCCAGCGGGGCGGGGCGAAGATATCAAAGTCAAAGCCGAGTCGGTGCATCTGCCTTGTGGCACCTGCCAGCCGCAGGTTGGCTTCATGGCGCTTCAGGTTGGCGAATTCGCCGTGACGGCCGGTGGCAGCCTCGTCAAAACCATTGAGGATCAGGCAGCGCCCGGCAGCCTGCTGGGCAGACAGCCACGCGAGGCTGCGTTCGTCGCGGGCTAGGTGCCAGCTTTGCCCCACCTGCGGTGCGATGAGCAAGGAGACGGGGATCCCTTCGGCGTCGAGGGCATCAACCAGCTTGCGCGTGGGGTTTAGCGTGCGGTCGAAGATGCTGGATATGGATGCAAGAAGCCGGGTCATGGCTGCATTGTTGCATACCTTGCCCGGCCTGTCGCGCGATGTTGTGCGCCGGCTACGCGTGCGTTACCTGCACGTCATCTTGCTTGCCGACGCACACTGCGTCTCCCAGTACGTCACCGCTATTTCTCCAGCCCGGTTGCCTGGTTAAGCAGCCAGCCCCATTCGAAGGCGGTCTCGCGCCACATCGCATAACGCCCCGAGACACCACCGTGGCCGGCCGACATCTCGGTCTTGAGAT containing:
- a CDS encoding FMN-binding protein: MKKIAWWAMSTVTACALLLGYHTSQPADEVTTAAYAPLNPGTSGADDGSDADTSPTSTATSSDDSVSGSTTSSASGATTGGDVSTSGSTGTATTDGTFTGTSVNTRFGPVQVQITVSGGQMTAADAIVYPNSDGKDVMINSRAIPVLNSEAVSAQSATIDSVSGATYTSQAYMQSLQSALDQAGIS
- a CDS encoding DUF2334 domain-containing protein; amino-acid sequence: MTRLLASISSIFDRTLNPTRKLVDALDAEGIPVSLLIAPQVGQSWHLARDERSLAWLSAQQAAGRCLILNGFDEAATGRHGEFANLKRHEANLRLAGATRQMHRLGFDFDIFAPPRWELSAGTLEACQGYDFSVVASRQHMFFLETGQSISCRNISIGEGYGAKKWWRRFVIRSAERSAVTSDLVRLSVSARQLQDEHVFADFMRALTHATSRAAIPADYNCLLPSSPARTGVQSDNMQAHLSLGR
- a CDS encoding glutathione peroxidase, coding for MSIPQDFYSIPVTLADGRKTSMADWQGHALMIVNTASQCGFTPQLETLQELFAEYAPRGLFVIAVPCNQFGAQKPGSNDDIVTFCSTTYGVEFPILEKADVNGENTHPLFAYLKGDGPDVAWNFEKFLVSPQGEVVARFDSRIEPDDMKVIDVLEDILPI
- a CDS encoding alpha/beta hydrolase, with translation MNTPPLLCKLVATSCLSVVILSVGAVPAGALEASSVSAGSSSIDDPLLDPIAIPEGSSVEHLYPSTSSEVVSDGADVSASQPDMDDADYGPAPRLIATRHVEDNSYEIDVWSPASGKVITNLLLLPVGGLDNTTPRPTLYLLSGAEGGEGTQNWRESSTYEQFFADKNVQVVTPIGGRGSMYADWQNTDPALGVNQWQTYLGEELPEVMASNFYANSRGAIAGLSMSGGPAIRLAGLYPQRFCAAASLSGYPANSGVLGRIFTSVLIQTKGGDPANAFGPDQDPAWFELDPANNLEDLRGIKVFVGTGLGIPTLADLGGQWFGPMWLEILSQMFSNYFTRKAEAAGIEVERYYTIFGAHNYTNFEQELRAAWHSTLGPALGE
- a CDS encoding PepSY domain-containing protein, which gives rise to MGTPGRVYVELAASWLDAIALAGMVVWWGDAKRRKASHRTQSPRDQIRRHHDCWGTWFLPGFLLLTVTNFGGRSSPVFVMRQGWDRRERTSIGSSRSQPSP
- a CDS encoding FAD:protein FMN transferase, whose translation is MTTLASVSAHLRPRVFVAQHMNVPFSLHIRAADPHDGLIDEHVREAFAAITHADEVFSLWKPDSDVSRLARFEARLEDLDPDVATVWWHCEQAADLTDGLFSAFNRPAAATEPGKQPAIFDPTGLVKGWALEKAAFVLRPITGYGMAFCLNGGGDIIAEGATKDNPWRIGIEDAHHPSRIKTTLDVTHLAVATSGTYARGHHIYSPALGGPTTWGGSLTVAGPSVMWADVLATALFANPGDNASILDRFPGYSIVADQRG
- a CDS encoding ferredoxin reductase family protein, with the translated sequence MVMALNSDTPGARRADGNTTQQTPRVPHTQRPVSELFAERTRRPMGGQRESWTATAVYSDVWALFVATIYMWIQAGGVQELTQGLSPALGSAGRMTGLLASMALLIQVFMMSRVPFVEASIGQDRLTVMHRWLGFSSFSLIMIHIALLVAQDNDSIMGMAATFWDMTWNYPGMLLAVAGTFALVMVVVTSFKAARRSLRYENWHLIHLYGYLGAALAIPHQLWTGAEFLGHPVITGLWWALWAMTATSVIVFRIIVPIAASSYYNLRVAEVTTLPGNLVRVRMTGRHLSRMRVAGGQYFNWRFEGQGMTRAIPLSLSALPDGHSLEVTAAMVGPKSMRLATLKTGTRVFIEGPYGRLHRLTKSQPHTVLMGAGTGLMPIISLLETLPSHDPATDTGTITVIARASSPDELAYGTRLPELCALKGAQFYLLSGHRCPGSWQPQGHGLADHVALQRLAPDLAESDLFVCGPNEWMKSVTRAARRAGTGDIHAEKFSL